In Streptomyces sp. NBC_00433, a single genomic region encodes these proteins:
- a CDS encoding hemolysin family protein, translating to MSALQLLFALLLVLGNGFFVGAEFALVSVRRSQIEPLAAVQRRARTVLYGLEHLPQMMAAAQFGVTVCSLTLGAVAEPTVAHLLEPVFVAAHVPDDLVHAIGYVLALALVVFLHLVIGELVPKNLAMADPEKTALWLSPGLVGFARVFRPVIVVLGASARLILRACGVEPKDEVDAVFTSAELTVLVEDARRAGLLDSDEQERLEDALELGTRPVTDVLLTPDQLITLSPTATAREVEELTVRTGYSRFPVAADPGAGYLGYLHVKDVLDLEDQDRPVPQRLWRPITTLRADLPLDDALTSMRRAASHLAAVADPAGRVLGLVALEDVLEMLVGEVRDPSHRSAPGELVR from the coding sequence ATGAGCGCACTGCAACTCCTCTTCGCCCTGCTCCTGGTCCTCGGCAACGGCTTCTTCGTCGGCGCCGAATTCGCCCTGGTCTCGGTCCGCCGCAGCCAGATCGAACCGCTGGCCGCCGTGCAACGCAGGGCACGTACCGTGCTCTACGGCCTCGAACACCTGCCGCAGATGATGGCCGCCGCGCAGTTCGGCGTCACCGTCTGCTCGCTGACGCTCGGCGCGGTCGCCGAACCCACCGTGGCGCACCTGCTGGAGCCGGTCTTCGTCGCCGCCCACGTGCCCGACGACCTGGTGCACGCGATCGGCTACGTGCTGGCGCTGGCCCTGGTGGTCTTCCTGCACCTGGTCATCGGCGAGCTGGTGCCGAAGAACCTGGCGATGGCCGACCCGGAGAAGACCGCGCTGTGGCTCAGCCCCGGACTCGTCGGCTTCGCCCGGGTCTTCCGGCCGGTGATCGTGGTGCTCGGCGCCAGCGCCCGGCTGATCCTGCGCGCCTGCGGGGTCGAGCCCAAGGACGAGGTCGACGCGGTCTTCACCAGCGCCGAGCTGACCGTCCTGGTGGAGGACGCCAGGAGGGCCGGACTGCTGGACTCCGACGAGCAGGAGCGCCTGGAGGACGCGCTGGAGCTGGGCACCCGTCCCGTCACCGACGTGCTGCTCACCCCGGACCAGCTGATCACCCTGTCCCCGACGGCGACCGCCCGCGAGGTCGAGGAGCTGACCGTGCGCACCGGCTACTCGCGCTTCCCGGTCGCCGCCGACCCCGGGGCCGGCTACCTGGGCTATCTGCACGTCAAGGACGTCCTCGACCTGGAGGACCAGGACCGGCCGGTGCCGCAGCGGCTGTGGCGCCCGATCACCACGCTGCGCGCCGACCTGCCGCTGGACGACGCGCTGACCTCGATGCGGCGGGCCGCGTCGCACCTGGCGGCGGTCGCCGACCCCGCCGGGCGGGTGCTCGGCCTGGTCGCCCTGGAGGACGTGCTGGAAATGCTCGTCGGCGAGGTCCGCGACCCCTCGCACCGCTCGGCGCCCGGCGAGCTGGTCCGCTGA
- a CDS encoding hemolysin family protein encodes MSTSLLLLAAALVLILANGFFVAAEFGLVTVERPAAERAAAAGDRRAAGVVAALRRLSFQLSGTQLGITITSLVVGMLAEPALADLLTGPVSATGIPDGAAPGVAVVAGMMAASAVQMVIGELVPKNWAVSRPLAVARMVAGPQRAFSRAFGPVIELLNTAANHLVRMLGVEPADELASARTPTELVSLARHSARAGALEQDTADLFVRTLSLADLTAENVMTPRVRVSALEDTATAADVLNLTRATGLSRFPVYRSRLDDIVGMVHLKDALAVPAGLRDRTAVGRIAVVPLLVPETLAAQPLLELLRSQQPIAVVVDEYGGTAGVVTLEDIVEELVGEVRDEHDAVDLPDLAQAPPENGRPAWDADGGCRIDTLARIGLHAPEGPYETVAGLVADLLARIPEIGDTAELPGWRLRVAEVGHHRAERVRIVRTAPAAGEESER; translated from the coding sequence ATGAGCACGTCACTGCTGCTGCTCGCAGCGGCTCTTGTCCTGATCCTCGCCAACGGCTTCTTCGTCGCCGCCGAATTCGGCCTGGTGACCGTGGAGCGCCCGGCCGCGGAACGCGCCGCCGCCGCAGGCGACCGCAGGGCGGCCGGCGTCGTCGCCGCCCTGCGCAGACTCTCCTTCCAGCTGTCCGGCACCCAGCTCGGCATCACCATCACCTCGCTGGTCGTCGGCATGCTCGCCGAGCCCGCGCTCGCCGACCTGCTCACCGGGCCGGTCAGCGCCACCGGGATACCGGACGGCGCCGCACCCGGCGTCGCGGTGGTGGCCGGCATGATGGCCGCCTCCGCCGTCCAGATGGTGATCGGCGAGCTGGTCCCCAAGAACTGGGCCGTCTCCCGGCCGCTGGCCGTCGCCCGGATGGTCGCAGGCCCGCAGCGGGCCTTCTCCCGGGCCTTCGGGCCGGTCATCGAACTGCTGAACACCGCGGCCAACCACCTGGTGCGGATGCTCGGCGTGGAGCCCGCCGACGAGCTGGCCTCCGCCCGCACCCCCACCGAGCTGGTCTCGCTCGCCCGGCACTCCGCACGGGCCGGCGCCCTCGAACAGGACACCGCCGACCTGTTCGTGCGCACCCTCTCGCTGGCCGATCTCACCGCGGAGAACGTGATGACGCCCCGGGTCAGGGTCAGCGCCCTGGAGGACACCGCCACCGCGGCGGACGTCCTCAACCTCACCCGCGCCACCGGCCTGTCCCGCTTCCCGGTCTACCGGTCCCGCCTGGACGACATCGTCGGCATGGTCCACCTCAAGGACGCCCTCGCCGTCCCCGCCGGGCTGCGCGACCGTACCGCGGTCGGCCGGATCGCGGTCGTCCCGCTGCTGGTCCCCGAGACGCTGGCCGCCCAGCCGCTGCTCGAACTGCTCCGCAGCCAGCAGCCCATCGCGGTGGTGGTCGACGAATACGGCGGCACCGCCGGGGTGGTCACCCTGGAGGACATCGTCGAGGAACTGGTCGGCGAGGTCCGCGACGAGCACGACGCGGTCGACCTGCCCGACCTCGCGCAGGCCCCGCCGGAGAACGGCCGGCCCGCCTGGGACGCCGACGGCGGCTGCCGCATCGACACGCTGGCCCGTATCGGCCTGCACGCGCCCGAAGGCCCGTACGAAACGGTCGCCGGACTCGTCGCCGACCTGCTGGCGCGCATCCCCGAGATCGGCGACACCGCCGAGCTGCCCGGCTGGCGGCTGCGGGTCGCCGAAGTCGGGCACCACCGGGCCGAACGGGTCAGGATCGTGCGTACGGCGCCGGCCGCGGGGGAGGAGAGCGAGCGATGA
- the hisG gene encoding ATP phosphoribosyltransferase, with translation MLRIAVPNKGSLSGPAAAMLHEAGYRQRKESKELVLFDSANAVEFFYLRPRDIAIYVSSGRLDVGITGRDLLLDSGAGAEEILQLGFARSTFHYAARPGTANGVADLAGMTVATSYEGVVEKHLADHGVAASVVHLDGAVETAIQLGVAQVIADVVETGTSLRNAGLETFGEPIMASEAIVVRPTGAPADAPEVQKFLRRLQGVLVARRYVMMDYDIRAEHVDQAVALTPGLESPTVSPLHHEGWVAVRAMVPTSDAQRIMDELYDLGARAILTTGIHAARL, from the coding sequence ATGCTGCGCATCGCCGTCCCGAACAAGGGCTCACTGTCCGGACCCGCGGCGGCCATGCTCCATGAGGCCGGCTACCGCCAGCGCAAGGAGTCCAAGGAGCTGGTGCTCTTCGACAGCGCCAACGCCGTGGAGTTCTTCTACCTGCGCCCCCGCGACATCGCCATCTACGTCAGCTCCGGCCGCCTCGACGTCGGCATCACCGGGCGCGACCTGCTGCTGGACTCCGGGGCCGGTGCCGAGGAGATCCTGCAGCTCGGCTTCGCCCGCTCCACCTTCCACTACGCCGCCAGGCCCGGCACCGCGAACGGCGTCGCCGACCTCGCCGGCATGACGGTGGCGACGTCCTACGAGGGCGTCGTCGAGAAGCACCTCGCCGACCACGGTGTGGCCGCCTCCGTCGTGCACCTCGACGGCGCCGTCGAGACCGCCATCCAGCTCGGCGTGGCCCAGGTCATCGCCGACGTGGTGGAGACCGGCACCTCGCTGCGCAACGCGGGCCTTGAGACCTTCGGCGAGCCGATCATGGCCTCCGAGGCGATCGTCGTCCGCCCCACCGGCGCCCCCGCCGACGCACCCGAGGTGCAGAAGTTCCTGCGCCGCCTGCAGGGCGTCCTGGTCGCCAGGCGCTACGTGATGATGGACTACGACATCCGCGCCGAGCACGTCGACCAGGCCGTCGCCCTGACCCCCGGCCTGGAGTCGCCGACCGTCTCCCCGCTGCACCACGAGGGCTGGGTCGCGGTCCGCGCCATGGTCCCCACCAGCGACGCCCAGCGCATCATGGACGAGCTGTACGACCTGGGCGCCCGTGCCATCCTCACCACCGGCATCCACGCCGCCCGGCTGTGA
- the ribH gene encoding 6,7-dimethyl-8-ribityllumazine synthase — MSGKGAPELTVKNCGDLRVAVIAAQWHNQVMDGLVDGAMRALHDLGIEEPTVLRVPGSFELPVVARAVAGRGYDAVVALGVIIRGGTPHFEYVSQGVTAGLTQVSVDSGVPVGFGVLTCDTEEQALDRAGLPGSNEDKGHEAVTAAVATATVIRSLSEPWR; from the coding sequence GTGAGCGGTAAGGGCGCCCCCGAGCTGACGGTCAAGAACTGCGGGGACCTGCGGGTCGCGGTGATCGCGGCCCAGTGGCACAACCAGGTGATGGACGGACTCGTCGACGGGGCGATGCGCGCCCTGCACGACCTCGGGATCGAGGAGCCGACCGTGCTGCGGGTGCCCGGCAGCTTCGAACTGCCGGTCGTGGCGCGGGCGGTGGCGGGCCGCGGCTACGACGCGGTCGTGGCACTCGGGGTGATCATCCGCGGCGGCACCCCGCACTTCGAGTACGTCTCGCAGGGCGTCACCGCGGGATTGACGCAGGTCAGCGTGGACAGCGGGGTCCCGGTGGGCTTCGGTGTGCTCACCTGCGACACCGAGGAGCAGGCGCTGGACCGGGCCGGACTTCCCGGGTCGAACGAGGACAAGGGGCATGAAGCGGTCACCGCGGCGGTGGCGACCGCGACGGTGATCCGCTCACTATCCGAACCATGGCGCTGA
- a CDS encoding riboflavin synthase — protein MFTGIVEELGEITAVEDQNEASRFTVRGPVVTEGAKHGDSIAVNGVCLTVVEHGDGAFTADVMAETLKRSSLGALRPGSRVNLERPMALGGRLGGHLVQGHVDGTGTVLERIPAEHWEIVKVSLPAELSRYVVEKGSITVDGISLTVVDAAADYFTVSLIPTTLALTTLGIKQPGDPVNLEVDVIAKYVERMMTPGAPGDGSTPGDQR, from the coding sequence GTGTTCACCGGAATCGTCGAAGAACTGGGTGAGATCACCGCGGTCGAGGACCAGAACGAGGCCTCCCGCTTCACGGTACGGGGCCCGGTCGTGACCGAGGGCGCCAAGCACGGCGACTCGATCGCGGTGAACGGCGTGTGCCTGACCGTGGTCGAGCACGGCGACGGCGCCTTCACCGCCGACGTGATGGCCGAGACGCTGAAGCGGTCCAGCCTGGGCGCGCTGCGGCCAGGCTCGCGGGTCAACCTGGAGCGCCCGATGGCGCTCGGCGGGCGGCTCGGCGGGCATCTGGTGCAGGGCCACGTGGACGGCACCGGCACGGTGCTGGAGCGGATCCCGGCCGAGCACTGGGAGATCGTGAAGGTCTCGCTGCCGGCCGAGTTGAGCCGCTACGTGGTGGAGAAGGGCTCGATCACCGTGGACGGCATCAGCCTGACCGTCGTGGACGCCGCGGCCGACTACTTCACCGTCAGCCTCATCCCGACCACCCTCGCGCTGACCACGCTGGGCATCAAGCAGCCCGGCGACCCGGTGAACCTGGAGGTCGACGTCATCGCCAAATACGTCGAGCGCATGATGACGCCGGGCGCCCCCGGCGACGGCAGCACCCCCGGGGACCAGCGATGA
- a CDS encoding AAA family ATPase, whose product MDFGTDRAGAPADLAWLRGIDAYTMGAYVQAEEEFKAAVRIDPGMADAWLGLHALRADTATALLQMYRHRDRFGEQRAAHRRTLNSWYWLGWWVQPVLETSRDLLLAHASHWLDGRHVAELDRALADCPPVDTDPQVRFLHACRAYLVKDWEHLVRHTEPLLGDPLLGIEAGLFGGMARVRLEMCGQAEPLLAAALMRCRSEQPQRKELRYWLARAYEGTGRTAAAVPLYRAVHRVDPAFMDTAARLAAIHETDDGLDESAGLATAVSLAGGGQAVPEGAGDLDAALYPEPGDGRPQGSAELDDALLASAGALDDDMRDRAAAPLTGALPAQLPLGGSDPVLLAQALAELDGMVGLEPVKRQVKALSAQLRMARLRAGQGLPVQPPKRHFVFSGPSGTGKTTVARILGRVFYALGLLGGDHLVEAQRSDLVGEFLGQTAVKANELIDSALGGVLFVDEAYALSNSGYSKGDAYGDEALQVLLKRAEDNRDRLVVILAGYPEGMDRLLAVNPGLSSRFTTRVDFPSYRPPELTRIGQVLAAENGDQWDDEALEELRAISGHVVDQGWIDELGNGRLLRTLYEKSCAYRDLRLSEYPTTPSREELSTLRLPDLMQAYGEVLSGRGPGIPPPDPAE is encoded by the coding sequence ATGGACTTCGGCACCGACCGCGCGGGCGCCCCGGCCGATCTCGCATGGCTGCGCGGCATCGACGCGTACACCATGGGCGCCTACGTCCAGGCCGAGGAGGAGTTCAAGGCCGCGGTCCGCATCGACCCGGGTATGGCCGACGCCTGGCTGGGGCTGCACGCGCTGCGGGCCGACACCGCCACCGCGCTGCTGCAGATGTACCGGCACCGGGACCGCTTCGGCGAGCAGCGCGCCGCGCACCGCCGCACCCTGAACTCCTGGTATTGGCTGGGCTGGTGGGTGCAGCCGGTGCTGGAGACCAGCAGGGACCTGCTGCTGGCGCACGCCTCGCACTGGCTGGACGGCCGCCATGTCGCCGAGCTGGACCGGGCGTTGGCGGACTGCCCGCCGGTCGACACCGATCCGCAGGTGCGCTTCCTGCACGCGTGCCGGGCCTATCTGGTGAAGGACTGGGAGCACCTGGTGCGGCACACCGAGCCGCTGCTCGGCGACCCGCTGCTCGGTATCGAGGCGGGCCTTTTCGGCGGTATGGCCCGGGTGCGCCTGGAGATGTGCGGGCAGGCGGAGCCGCTGCTCGCCGCCGCCCTGATGCGGTGCCGCAGCGAGCAGCCGCAGCGCAAGGAGCTGCGATACTGGCTGGCCCGTGCGTACGAGGGCACCGGGCGGACCGCGGCGGCCGTACCGCTCTACCGGGCGGTGCACCGGGTGGACCCGGCCTTCATGGACACCGCCGCGCGGCTGGCCGCGATCCACGAGACCGACGACGGCCTGGACGAGAGCGCGGGCCTGGCCACCGCCGTGTCGCTGGCGGGCGGCGGGCAGGCGGTGCCCGAGGGCGCGGGGGACCTGGACGCGGCCCTCTACCCGGAGCCCGGTGACGGCCGCCCGCAGGGCAGCGCCGAGCTGGACGACGCGCTGCTGGCGTCGGCGGGCGCGCTGGACGACGACATGAGGGACCGGGCCGCCGCCCCGCTGACCGGCGCGCTGCCCGCCCAGCTGCCGCTCGGCGGCTCGGATCCGGTGCTGCTGGCCCAGGCGCTGGCCGAACTGGACGGCATGGTCGGCCTGGAGCCGGTCAAGCGGCAGGTCAAGGCGCTGTCCGCGCAGCTGCGAATGGCGCGGCTGCGGGCCGGCCAGGGGCTGCCGGTGCAGCCGCCGAAGCGGCACTTCGTCTTCTCCGGCCCCTCCGGCACCGGCAAGACCACGGTGGCCCGCATATTGGGCCGGGTCTTCTACGCCCTCGGCCTGCTGGGCGGCGACCACCTGGTGGAGGCCCAGCGCTCCGACCTGGTCGGCGAATTCCTCGGGCAGACCGCGGTGAAGGCCAACGAGCTGATCGACTCCGCGCTCGGCGGCGTGCTGTTCGTGGACGAGGCCTACGCGCTGTCCAACTCCGGCTACAGCAAGGGCGACGCGTACGGGGACGAGGCCCTCCAGGTGCTGCTCAAGCGCGCCGAGGACAACCGCGACCGCCTGGTGGTCATCCTGGCCGGCTATCCCGAGGGCATGGACCGGCTGCTGGCCGTGAACCCCGGGCTCAGCTCGCGCTTCACCACCCGGGTGGACTTCCCCAGCTACCGCCCGCCGGAGCTGACCCGGATCGGCCAGGTGCTGGCCGCGGAGAACGGCGACCAGTGGGACGACGAGGCGCTGGAGGAGCTGCGGGCGATCAGCGGCCACGTGGTGGACCAGGGCTGGATCGACGAGCTGGGCAACGGGCGGCTGCTGCGCACGCTGTACGAGAAGAGCTGCGCCTACCGCGACCTGCGGCTGTCGGAGTATCCGACGACGCCGAGCCGCGAGGAGCTGTCGACGCTGCGGCTGCCCGACCTGATGCAGGCGTACGGCGAGGTGCTGTCGGGCCGCGGGCCTGGCATCCCGCCGCCCGACCCGGCCGAGTAG
- the ribD gene encoding bifunctional diaminohydroxyphosphoribosylaminopyrimidine deaminase/5-amino-6-(5-phosphoribosylamino)uracil reductase RibD gives MATTTEIDAMRRAVALSARALGATAPNPVVGCVILDTAGAVVGEGWHREAGGPHAEVHALRAAGEAARGGTAVVTLEPCNHTGRTGPCARALIEAGVARVVHAVPDPSAAASGGAATLRAAGVDVESGVLAAEAEAVNIAWLTSVRQGRPFVRWKYAATLDGRIAAADGSSRWITSPESRADVHRLRAEADAVVVGSGTLLADDPHLAVRGIKDAVQPLRVVVDSRARITGGARVLDDAAPTLIAVSKDADTSHLPGVDVVRLPYTQSTGTVTAQAQDEPPGLDVPALLAELHARGIRSVLLEGGPTLAGAFVAAGAVDEVLGYLAPALLGAGPAALGAAGISTIAQALRLDVTDVARFGPDLRITATPTPTTAEATPAVPTAAQEK, from the coding sequence GTGGCCACCACCACAGAGATCGACGCGATGCGCCGAGCCGTCGCGCTCTCGGCTCGCGCCCTCGGCGCCACCGCCCCCAACCCCGTCGTCGGCTGTGTGATCCTCGACACGGCGGGTGCCGTCGTGGGCGAGGGCTGGCACCGCGAGGCGGGCGGCCCGCACGCCGAGGTGCACGCGTTGCGTGCGGCCGGCGAGGCGGCGCGCGGCGGTACGGCCGTGGTCACGCTGGAACCGTGCAACCACACCGGCAGGACCGGCCCGTGCGCGCGGGCGCTGATCGAGGCCGGGGTGGCGCGGGTGGTGCACGCGGTGCCGGACCCGAGCGCGGCCGCGTCCGGCGGGGCGGCGACGCTGCGGGCGGCGGGCGTGGATGTGGAGAGCGGGGTGCTGGCGGCGGAGGCCGAGGCGGTGAATATCGCCTGGCTGACCTCGGTGCGCCAGGGCCGCCCGTTCGTACGCTGGAAGTACGCGGCCACGCTGGACGGCCGGATCGCGGCCGCGGACGGCAGCAGCCGCTGGATCACGTCGCCGGAGTCCCGCGCGGATGTGCACCGGCTGCGCGCGGAGGCGGACGCGGTGGTGGTGGGCTCGGGCACGCTGCTGGCGGACGACCCGCACCTGGCGGTGCGCGGTATCAAGGACGCGGTCCAGCCCCTGCGGGTGGTGGTGGACTCCCGGGCGCGGATCACCGGAGGGGCCCGCGTCCTGGACGACGCGGCACCGACGCTGATCGCGGTGTCGAAGGACGCGGACACGTCCCACCTCCCAGGCGTGGACGTGGTACGCCTCCCGTACACACAGAGCACAGGCACAGTCACAGCCCAAGCCCAGGACGAACCCCCTGGCCTGGACGTGCCGGCGCTCCTGGCCGAGCTGCACGCCCGCGGCATCCGCTCCGTCCTCCTTGAGGGCGGCCCCACGCTCGCCGGAGCCTTCGTGGCGGCCGGAGCCGTGGACGAAGTCCTCGGCTACCTGGCCCCGGCCCTGCTCGGCGCCGGCCCCGCCGCCCTCGGCGCCGCAGGAATCAGCACCATCGCGCAGGCGTTGCGGCTCGACGTGACCGACGTCGCCCGCTTCGGGCCCGACCTGCGTATCACCGCGACCCCGACCCCGACCACAGCAGAAGCCACCCCCGCCGTCCCCACTGCCGCACAGGAGAAGTGA
- a CDS encoding phosphoribosyl-ATP diphosphatase has translation MANKTFEQLFTELQHKAATGDPGTSRTAELVGKGVHAIGKKVVEEAAEVWMAAEYEGAAATAEEISQLLYHVQVMMVARGISLDDVYAHL, from the coding sequence ATGGCCAACAAGACATTCGAGCAGCTCTTCACCGAGCTGCAGCACAAGGCCGCCACCGGCGACCCCGGCACGTCACGCACCGCCGAACTGGTCGGCAAGGGCGTGCATGCGATCGGCAAGAAGGTGGTCGAGGAGGCCGCCGAGGTCTGGATGGCAGCCGAGTACGAAGGCGCCGCCGCCACCGCCGAGGAGATTTCCCAACTGCTCTACCACGTTCAGGTGATGATGGTCGCCCGGGGCATCTCCCTGGACGACGTCTACGCCCACCTGTGA
- a CDS encoding nicotinamide mononucleotide transporter family protein, which produces MSGALHWLNSEAFTAFDQHVMWSDMIGNLLGLGALALGWRRAMLTWPVQLLSGAVLVAAFWSAHLGGGVGKQFVVITVAVWGWFQWRRGQAGSGRLAIRFATWRERAVLVAATAVGTVAVASLFLAYPRLSWNPWPDAYIFVGTLAAMYAQARGWVEFWFAWLAVDLVGVPLNFHSGLPFSGLVYIVYFVLVIAGMYAWWQQTRRAVPAADRPSQAKPSTTVAEGVTA; this is translated from the coding sequence ATGAGCGGCGCACTGCACTGGCTGAACAGCGAGGCCTTCACGGCCTTCGACCAGCACGTCATGTGGTCCGACATGATCGGCAACCTGCTGGGCCTCGGCGCGCTCGCGCTGGGCTGGCGGCGGGCGATGCTGACCTGGCCGGTCCAGCTGCTCTCGGGTGCCGTGCTGGTGGCGGCCTTCTGGTCGGCGCACCTCGGCGGCGGCGTCGGGAAGCAGTTCGTGGTGATCACCGTCGCCGTGTGGGGCTGGTTCCAGTGGCGGCGCGGACAGGCCGGCAGCGGGCGGCTGGCGATCAGGTTCGCCACCTGGCGCGAGCGGGCGGTGCTGGTGGCGGCCACCGCGGTCGGCACCGTCGCGGTCGCCTCGCTCTTCCTGGCGTATCCGCGGCTGTCCTGGAACCCGTGGCCGGACGCGTACATCTTCGTCGGCACGCTGGCCGCGATGTACGCGCAGGCCCGTGGCTGGGTGGAGTTCTGGTTCGCCTGGCTCGCCGTCGACCTGGTCGGGGTGCCGCTGAACTTCCACAGCGGCCTGCCCTTCTCCGGCCTGGTCTACATCGTCTACTTCGTCCTGGTGATCGCCGGGATGTACGCCTGGTGGCAGCAGACCCGCAGGGCCGTTCCGGCCGCGGACCGGCCGTCGCAGGCGAAGCCGAGCACCACCGTCGCGGAAGGAGTGACGGCATGA
- a CDS encoding bifunctional 3,4-dihydroxy-2-butanone-4-phosphate synthase/GTP cyclohydrolase II: protein MSAVTALQDDWYDEADLGLDPVERAIAEIAAGRPIVVVDDENRENEGDLIVAAEKITPEIVAFMMSECRGLICVPMEPPDLDRLALPQMVDTNTESMRTAFTVSVDAGAEHGVTTGISAADRAATIRLLAEPTSVAADFVRPGHVFPLRARSGGVLVRPGHTEAGVDLARLAGLRPAAAIVEIAREDGTMARLPELVPFARKHGLVIISIEDLIAYRRSAEPTVRREAATTLPTSFGDFRAYGYRSTADGVEHIALVAGDVGDGTDVLVRVHSECLTGDVFGSQRCDCGPQLQGALRRVAEEGRGVVLYLRGHEGRGIGLLPKLRAYELQERGRDTLDANLELGLPADARDYGVAAQILADLGVRSLRLITNNPAKTGALVRHGLDVLGREPMPVGAGEHNLRYLRTKRDRMGHDLPWLETAGRTHSAVGTANGSTGTEHRGEK, encoded by the coding sequence ATGAGCGCCGTGACCGCACTGCAGGACGACTGGTACGACGAGGCCGACCTCGGGCTCGACCCGGTGGAGCGGGCCATCGCCGAGATCGCCGCGGGGCGCCCGATCGTGGTCGTCGACGACGAGAACCGGGAGAACGAGGGCGACCTGATCGTCGCCGCGGAGAAGATCACCCCGGAGATCGTGGCCTTCATGATGTCCGAGTGCCGCGGGCTGATCTGCGTCCCGATGGAGCCGCCGGACCTCGACCGGCTCGCCCTGCCGCAGATGGTGGACACCAACACCGAGTCGATGCGCACCGCCTTCACCGTGTCGGTGGACGCAGGCGCCGAGCACGGGGTGACCACCGGGATCTCGGCGGCCGACCGGGCCGCCACCATCCGGCTGCTGGCCGAGCCGACGTCGGTGGCCGCGGACTTCGTACGCCCCGGGCACGTCTTCCCGCTGCGGGCCAGGAGCGGCGGGGTGCTGGTGCGCCCCGGCCACACCGAGGCGGGCGTGGACCTGGCCAGGCTCGCCGGGCTGCGGCCCGCCGCGGCCATCGTGGAGATCGCCCGCGAGGACGGCACGATGGCCCGGCTGCCCGAGCTGGTGCCCTTCGCGCGCAAGCACGGCCTGGTCATCATCTCGATCGAGGACCTCATCGCCTACCGCCGCTCGGCGGAGCCCACCGTCCGCCGGGAGGCGGCGACCACGCTGCCCACCTCCTTCGGCGACTTCCGCGCCTACGGCTACCGCAGCACCGCCGACGGCGTGGAGCACATCGCGCTGGTCGCCGGCGATGTCGGCGACGGCACCGACGTGCTGGTGCGGGTGCACTCCGAGTGCCTGACCGGGGACGTCTTCGGCTCGCAGCGCTGCGACTGCGGCCCGCAGTTGCAGGGCGCGCTGCGCCGGGTCGCCGAGGAGGGCCGCGGGGTGGTGCTCTACCTGCGCGGCCACGAGGGCCGCGGCATCGGGCTGCTGCCCAAGCTGCGGGCGTACGAACTGCAGGAGCGCGGCCGGGACACCCTGGACGCCAACCTCGAACTGGGCCTGCCGGCCGACGCCCGCGACTACGGGGTGGCGGCGCAGATCCTCGCCGACCTCGGGGTGCGCTCGCTGCGGCTGATCACCAACAACCCCGCCAAGACCGGCGCGCTGGTCAGGCACGGTCTCGACGTGCTGGGCCGCGAGCCGATGCCGGTCGGCGCGGGGGAGCACAATCTGCGGTATCTGCGGACCAAGCGCGACCGGATGGGCCATGACCTGCCCTGGCTGGAGACCGCGGGACGCACGCATTCGGCCGTCGGCACCGCCAACGGCAGTACAGGCACTGAGCACCGAGGAGAGAAGTGA
- a CDS encoding PH domain-containing protein, whose amino-acid sequence MTTHDDDRALAAVARLPVTFRPLLTRVVLLTMGTLLLAVLSTLAVVMPHEGASPWTTGDRVTMVVVGLLALALLTLLSRPKAVADAAGLTVVNLTVKRRLAWAEVLAVRLRPGDAWVHLDLADGTTLAVMGIQPGIARRQALDDARRLRALVEALGEAPGDGRGGG is encoded by the coding sequence GTGACCACCCACGACGACGACCGCGCCCTGGCCGCCGTCGCGCGCCTGCCGGTCACCTTCCGACCCCTGCTCACCCGGGTGGTGCTGCTCACCATGGGCACGCTGCTGCTCGCCGTGCTCAGCACGCTGGCCGTGGTGATGCCGCACGAGGGCGCGTCCCCGTGGACCACCGGCGACCGGGTCACCATGGTGGTGGTCGGGCTGCTGGCGCTGGCCCTGCTGACCTTGCTCAGCCGCCCCAAGGCGGTCGCCGACGCCGCCGGCCTCACCGTGGTCAACCTGACCGTGAAAAGGCGGCTGGCCTGGGCCGAAGTGCTCGCGGTGCGGCTGCGGCCCGGCGACGCCTGGGTCCACCTGGACCTCGCCGACGGCACCACCCTGGCGGTCATGGGCATCCAGCCCGGTATCGCCAGGCGGCAGGCCCTCGACGACGCCCGGCGGCTGCGCGCCCTCGTCGAGGCGCTCGGCGAGGCGCCGGGCGACGGCCGGGGCGGCGGCTGA